A section of the Humulus lupulus chromosome 2, drHumLupu1.1, whole genome shotgun sequence genome encodes:
- the LOC133816112 gene encoding DNA polymerase epsilon catalytic subunit A-like isoform X3: MIIPGSKEEGILIKKRYAVFNDDGTLAELKGFEIKCRGELKLIKVFQAELFDKFLDGSTLVECYSVVASVANHWLDLLDNQGKDIADSELLDYISESSTMSKSLADYGGKKSCAVTTAKRLADFLGDAMVKDKGLRCQYIVACEPKVSLLL; encoded by the exons ATGATTATTCCAGGTTCAAAAGAAGAGGGAATTTTGATTAAGAAGCGATATGCAGTTTTCAACGATGATGGGACCCTTGCTGAACTTAAAGGTTTTGAAATTAAGTGTAGAGGTGAGCTGAAGCTCATCAAAGTTTTCCAG GCTGAGCTTTTCGACAAGTTTCTCGATGGCTCAACCTTAGTGGAATGTTATTCAGTTGTTGCTTCTGTTGCCAACCACTGGCTTGATCTTCTTGAT AATCAAGGAAAGGATATTGCGGACAGTGAGTTGCTCGATTATATATCTGAATCAAGTACCATGAGCAAGTCTCTAGCAGACTACGGTGGGAAGAAGTCATGTGCAGTGACCACTGCAAAACGTCTTGCTGATTTTCTTGGTGATGCAATGGTCAAAGATAAAGGGCTTCGTTGTCAATATATTGTTGCATGTGAACCTAAG GTGTCATTGTTACTTTGA
- the LOC133816112 gene encoding DNA polymerase epsilon catalytic subunit A-like isoform X2 translates to MIIPGSKEEGILIKKRYAVFNDDGTLAELKGFEIKCRGELKLIKVFQAELFDKFLDGSTLVECYSVVASVANHWLDLLDNQGKDIADSELLDYISESSTMSKSLADYGGKKSCAVTTAKRLADFLGDAMVKDKGLRCQYIVACEPKLSPFIEPICLFSHRHCSIQSCLSSVLRL, encoded by the exons ATGATTATTCCAGGTTCAAAAGAAGAGGGAATTTTGATTAAGAAGCGATATGCAGTTTTCAACGATGATGGGACCCTTGCTGAACTTAAAGGTTTTGAAATTAAGTGTAGAGGTGAGCTGAAGCTCATCAAAGTTTTCCAG GCTGAGCTTTTCGACAAGTTTCTCGATGGCTCAACCTTAGTGGAATGTTATTCAGTTGTTGCTTCTGTTGCCAACCACTGGCTTGATCTTCTTGAT AATCAAGGAAAGGATATTGCGGACAGTGAGTTGCTCGATTATATATCTGAATCAAGTACCATGAGCAAGTCTCTAGCAGACTACGGTGGGAAGAAGTCATGTGCAGTGACCACTGCAAAACGTCTTGCTGATTTTCTTGGTGATGCAATGGTCAAAGATAAAGGGCTTCGTTGTCAATATATTGTTGCATGTGAACCTAAG CTCTCTCCATTTATTGAGCCAATCTGCCTATTCAGCCATCGCCACTGCTCAATCCAAAGCTGCTTGTCATCTGTTCTgaggctttga
- the LOC133816112 gene encoding DNA polymerase epsilon catalytic subunit A-like isoform X1 has translation MIIPGSKEEGILIKKRYAVFNDDGTLAELKGFEIKCRGELKLIKVFQAELFDKFLDGSTLVECYSVVASVANHWLDLLDNQGKDIADSELLDYISESSTMSKSLADYGGKKSCAVTTAKRLADFLGDAMVKDKGLRCQYIVACEPKAICCGRCHCYFDPTSGHCRCPLPKVIIDIHNKFSQRKGGSHAMIPK, from the exons ATGATTATTCCAGGTTCAAAAGAAGAGGGAATTTTGATTAAGAAGCGATATGCAGTTTTCAACGATGATGGGACCCTTGCTGAACTTAAAGGTTTTGAAATTAAGTGTAGAGGTGAGCTGAAGCTCATCAAAGTTTTCCAG GCTGAGCTTTTCGACAAGTTTCTCGATGGCTCAACCTTAGTGGAATGTTATTCAGTTGTTGCTTCTGTTGCCAACCACTGGCTTGATCTTCTTGAT AATCAAGGAAAGGATATTGCGGACAGTGAGTTGCTCGATTATATATCTGAATCAAGTACCATGAGCAAGTCTCTAGCAGACTACGGTGGGAAGAAGTCATGTGCAGTGACCACTGCAAAACGTCTTGCTGATTTTCTTGGTGATGCAATGGTCAAAGATAAAGGGCTTCGTTGTCAATATATTGTTGCATGTGAACCTAAG GCAATCTGTTGTGGAAGGTGTCATTGTTACTTTGACCCCACCTCCGGCCATTGTCGATGTCCACTTCCCAAAGTCATCATCGACATTCACAATAAGTTCAGTCAGAGAAAAGGAGGCTCTCATGCAATGATCCCAAAGTGA